One candidate division WOR-3 bacterium DNA segment encodes these proteins:
- a CDS encoding peptidyl-prolyl cis-trans isomerase: protein MTALIAILLAIMPQEYINMVMKEDYESAVEYCKQMINKTPGFKWYLELGDIYFDKLDEPVKAKQLYQEIIDKYPQKDGWVYYRLGLVLEALEDYLNAAKIYEIVATKYRKPPLDSFALSGVERCFKKNYQDTVALVDGYRITRLELDEMMAKQSPFARKDERGLLDQMILERLLYVQALKHNVKAMQEYKDLIKQTRTTLLLDEVRAVNVLDKAIPTEKEMREYYKKNKHFYKLSREVRGKEIVVESESLAVFIRDSLLKDQASFDTLAKIYSTAPTKGGGGEMGIVIPGTKPKEVEDILFSVKLNTISDIVKFENKYGIYLVYERKPERWRSYDEVKSQVEAAVRAEKIQKIEEKFLKDLKAKAKIEIFKDSIITDSALKSDTRIVALINGRPVKFRDVEIKNASQPMFARLDVSKPEEFEKVLESLIEEDLKLELAERNKYYFNDGFVTKLNEGIKRALEQALYTKIVIQTAKVDSNEVQEYYNAHKEDMKILETIRCKEIVVNNKQEAEKIRAELAEHYGEKKSIIPFLNKKAKITDFTMFDSLAKTYSTAYNKTRGGDTGPLKRGTRPKEFEDVAWKLKIGELSKVFLVGDSSWTILTKTEYTPTKYRTIDEVRASLEMNLLREKQRKIADDFLANIKNEADIKIMLPEPAKTEEEMNPPENPDTEPKK, encoded by the coding sequence ATGACAGCATTAATTGCAATTCTATTGGCTATTATGCCGCAGGAATATATCAATATGGTCATGAAGGAAGATTATGAATCTGCGGTGGAATATTGTAAGCAAATGATAAATAAAACCCCTGGGTTTAAATGGTATTTAGAGCTTGGGGATATATATTTTGATAAACTTGATGAGCCAGTAAAGGCAAAACAATTATATCAAGAAATTATTGATAAATATCCCCAGAAGGATGGATGGGTCTATTATCGTCTGGGGCTGGTGCTTGAGGCACTGGAGGATTATCTAAATGCTGCAAAGATTTATGAAATAGTTGCAACAAAATATCGTAAACCACCGCTTGATTCGTTTGCTCTGTCCGGTGTTGAACGATGTTTTAAAAAGAATTATCAGGATACAGTTGCCCTTGTTGATGGTTACAGGATTACTCGATTAGAATTGGATGAAATGATGGCAAAACAATCTCCTTTTGCAAGGAAGGATGAAAGGGGATTACTTGATCAAATGATCCTTGAACGACTCTTGTATGTCCAGGCATTGAAGCATAATGTAAAGGCGATGCAGGAATATAAGGATTTAATAAAACAAACACGGACGACACTTTTATTAGACGAAGTAAGGGCCGTAAATGTTCTTGATAAAGCAATCCCAACTGAGAAAGAAATGCGGGAATACTATAAAAAGAATAAACATTTCTACAAATTATCAAGGGAGGTAAGGGGTAAAGAGATAGTTGTAGAATCTGAAAGTCTTGCTGTTTTCATCCGTGATTCTTTATTAAAAGATCAGGCAAGTTTTGATACCCTGGCGAAGATTTATTCAACTGCACCTACAAAAGGCGGTGGTGGTGAAATGGGGATTGTCATTCCCGGAACAAAACCAAAAGAAGTAGAAGATATTTTATTCAGTGTTAAGTTAAATACCATTTCAGATATAGTAAAATTTGAAAATAAGTATGGGATATATCTTGTCTACGAAAGAAAACCAGAACGTTGGCGTAGTTATGACGAAGTGAAATCACAGGTTGAAGCCGCAGTGCGTGCGGAAAAAATACAGAAGATAGAAGAAAAATTCCTTAAGGATTTGAAGGCAAAGGCAAAGATTGAGATTTTTAAAGACAGTATTATTACTGACAGTGCTTTGAAATCGGATACGAGGATTGTTGCACTAATCAATGGAAGGCCTGTCAAATTCCGGGATGTAGAAATTAAAAACGCCTCTCAACCAATGTTTGCAAGGCTTGATGTGTCAAAACCAGAAGAATTTGAAAAAGTTCTTGAAAGTTTAATAGAAGAAGATTTAAAATTGGAACTTGCGGAACGGAATAAATATTATTTCAACGATGGTTTTGTTACAAAGTTAAATGAAGGGATCAAAAGGGCACTTGAACAGGCACTTTACACCAAAATTGTTATTCAAACTGCAAAGGTTGATTCTAACGAAGTTCAGGAATATTATAACGCACATAAAGAGGATATGAAAATACTTGAAACAATTAGATGCAAAGAAATTGTGGTCAATAACAAACAGGAAGCAGAAAAAATAAGGGCAGAACTGGCTGAACATTATGGAGAGAAAAAATCCATTATTCCTTTTTTAAACAAAAAGGCAAAAATAACAGATTTTACAATGTTTGATTCCCTTGCCAAGACTTATTCTACTGCCTATAACAAAACACGCGGCGGCGACACCGGTCCATTAAAAAGAGGAACGAGGCCCAAGGAATTTGAAGATGTCGCTTGGAAATTAAAGATTGGTGAATTAAGCAAAGTGTTTCTTGTGGGTGATTCAAGCTGGACGATATTAACAAAAACAGAATATACACCCACAAAATACAGAACTATTGATGAGGTTCGTGCTTCTTTAGAAATGAATTTGTTGCGAGAAAAACAGCGTAAGATTGCTGATGACTTTCTTGCTAACATAAAGAATGAAGCAGATATAAAAATAATGCTTCCTGAACCAGCAAAAACCGAAGAGGAAATGAACCCGCCTGAAAATCCCGATACCGAACCTAAAAAATAA
- the secA gene encoding preprotein translocase subunit SecA — translation MLTKLLSKVFGTKTERELKRLWPIVEEINTIYPKLQGVDLIKTTEDFKKRIADGESLDDILPEAFALVKEACRRLVGKKWPVVEIETEWNMIPFDVQLIGGIVLHEGKIAEMKTGEGKTLVATLPLYLNALVGKGAHLVTVNDYLARRDREWMGPVYESLGLTVGVLQQGMENEPRKQAYNCDITYGTNNEFGFDYLRDNMVWRWEDKVQRGHYYAIVDEVDSILIDEARTPLIISGPVERETKSFDELNPIVRRLHSAQTVLVNRIVEEAKKLLDEGKEKEAGIKLLQARRGAPKNKQLLKLEQETGIKRLIEDTELNFLREKSFGKIDEELYFVIDEKAHIVDLTEKGRIYISPNNPEMFVLPDLSEKIGKIDKDEKLSPKEKLVAKEKAFEEYAKKSEILANLRALLKAYSLFEKDVEYVVQDGKVIIVDEFTGRLMPGRRFSDGLHQALEAKEGVRVQEETQTFATITIQNYFRMYEKLAGMTGTAATEANEFWTIYKLDVVEIPTKEPVRRVDYEDIVYRSKREKYNAIIEEIVKWHKEKRPILVGTTSVEVSEILSRLLQRKGIPHNVLNAKHHQREAVIVSQAGQPGAVTIATNMAGRGTDIKLGPGVVKCAKCCIKCPDQNCAECSHEIKKECFKELPCGLYIIGTERHESRRIDNQLRGRSGRQGDPGSSRFFLSLEDDLMRIFGSDRVADIMDRFGGEEQKPLTHPLVTRAIANAQKRVEENNFEIRKHLLEYDDVMNRQREVIYKMRDEILKGENYEELIFKNFEDTIEGIVVKYTDEKKPAEEWDWDGLIGEFNNLFATNFYINKEEQSHIKQAELFDKLLEKAKEAYNLRKQNYDPETYNEMLKSILLLTIDNRWREHLYALDALREGISLRSYAQKDPLVEYKHESFKMFDELLSEIARDVSGIVFRASPRPIQRKPVVTQEYKPSADGKVNAQTPGAKSAPVLKTAKVGRNDPCPCGSGKKYKKCCGRNAV, via the coding sequence ATGCTTACAAAACTATTAAGCAAGGTTTTTGGCACAAAAACAGAACGGGAGTTAAAAAGGCTCTGGCCTATTGTTGAGGAAATTAATACAATTTACCCTAAACTCCAGGGTGTTGATTTAATAAAAACAACCGAGGATTTCAAAAAACGGATTGCGGATGGCGAATCCCTTGATGACATCCTTCCTGAAGCATTCGCCCTTGTGAAAGAAGCCTGCAGAAGGCTTGTAGGCAAAAAATGGCCCGTCGTTGAGATTGAAACCGAATGGAATATGATTCCCTTTGATGTTCAGCTGATAGGTGGTATAGTTCTTCACGAAGGCAAGATTGCCGAAATGAAGACTGGAGAAGGTAAAACCCTTGTCGCCACGCTACCATTATACCTTAATGCATTGGTTGGAAAAGGTGCCCATCTCGTGACAGTCAATGATTACCTTGCCCGAAGAGACAGAGAATGGATGGGACCTGTTTATGAGTCTCTGGGTCTAACGGTTGGTGTCCTCCAGCAAGGTATGGAGAATGAACCAAGAAAACAGGCATATAATTGTGATATTACCTATGGAACTAATAACGAATTCGGTTTTGATTATCTCCGCGATAATATGGTATGGAGATGGGAAGATAAGGTCCAGAGGGGACATTATTATGCAATAGTAGATGAGGTTGATAGCATTTTGATAGATGAGGCAAGGACACCCCTGATTATTTCCGGACCGGTGGAACGAGAGACAAAGAGTTTTGATGAACTGAATCCCATTGTTAGAAGACTGCATTCTGCCCAGACTGTCCTTGTGAACAGAATAGTAGAAGAGGCAAAAAAACTTCTTGATGAAGGGAAGGAGAAAGAGGCGGGGATAAAACTACTTCAGGCAAGGAGGGGTGCTCCAAAGAATAAACAATTATTGAAATTAGAACAGGAGACCGGCATAAAGAGATTGATTGAGGATACCGAGCTCAATTTTCTTAGAGAAAAAAGTTTTGGTAAGATTGATGAAGAATTGTATTTTGTGATAGATGAGAAAGCGCATATAGTTGATTTAACAGAAAAAGGAAGAATATACATATCGCCCAATAATCCTGAAATGTTTGTTTTGCCGGACCTTAGTGAAAAGATTGGCAAAATAGACAAGGATGAAAAACTTTCTCCAAAAGAAAAACTCGTTGCCAAAGAAAAGGCGTTTGAAGAATACGCAAAAAAGAGTGAGATTTTGGCAAATTTGAGGGCATTATTAAAGGCTTATTCACTTTTTGAGAAGGATGTTGAATATGTGGTCCAGGATGGGAAAGTGATAATCGTTGATGAGTTTACGGGTAGATTGATGCCGGGAAGGAGATTTTCTGATGGACTGCATCAGGCACTTGAGGCAAAAGAGGGGGTGAGGGTTCAGGAAGAGACTCAAACCTTTGCTACAATTACAATCCAGAACTACTTTAGAATGTATGAAAAGCTCGCTGGGATGACCGGGACCGCAGCGACCGAGGCGAATGAATTCTGGACGATCTATAAACTTGATGTCGTAGAGATTCCTACCAAAGAGCCGGTGCGCAGGGTTGATTATGAAGATATTGTCTATCGTTCAAAACGAGAAAAATATAATGCAATAATAGAAGAAATCGTAAAATGGCACAAAGAGAAAAGACCTATCCTTGTTGGAACAACATCGGTTGAAGTATCAGAGATTCTTTCTCGTCTGTTACAGAGAAAAGGTATTCCTCATAATGTTCTCAATGCAAAACACCACCAGCGCGAGGCAGTAATAGTTTCCCAGGCTGGACAGCCCGGTGCAGTAACGATTGCTACCAATATGGCAGGTAGGGGAACTGATATAAAACTCGGGCCCGGGGTAGTTAAATGTGCTAAATGCTGTATAAAGTGTCCGGACCAGAATTGTGCTGAATGTTCCCATGAAATAAAAAAAGAGTGTTTTAAAGAACTACCCTGTGGACTATATATCATAGGAACGGAAAGACATGAATCACGGAGAATTGATAATCAGTTAAGGGGTAGAAGCGGTCGTCAGGGAGACCCAGGCTCTTCAAGATTCTTTTTATCTCTGGAAGATGACTTAATGCGGATATTCGGTTCTGACCGTGTTGCCGATATTATGGACCGTTTTGGTGGCGAAGAACAAAAACCATTAACCCATCCCCTTGTTACCCGGGCAATCGCAAATGCACAGAAGAGGGTTGAAGAAAATAATTTTGAGATAAGAAAACATTTGCTTGAATATGACGATGTTATGAACCGTCAAAGGGAAGTTATTTATAAAATGCGGGATGAAATATTAAAAGGTGAAAATTATGAAGAACTTATATTTAAAAACTTTGAAGATACGATTGAAGGCATTGTTGTTAAATATACGGATGAGAAGAAACCCGCAGAAGAATGGGATTGGGATGGTCTAATCGGTGAATTCAACAATTTATTTGCCACAAATTTTTATATAAATAAAGAAGAACAGTCTCACATAAAACAGGCTGAATTATTTGATAAATTACTTGAAAAGGCAAAAGAAGCCTATAATCTTCGCAAACAGAATTATGATCCTGAAACCTATAATGAGATGCTAAAATCAATTTTGCTTTTGACGATTGATAATAGGTGGCGTGAACATTTATACGCACTTGATGCACTACGCGAAGGTATTAGTTTACGCAGTTATGCACAGAAGGATCCACTTGTTGAATATAAACATGAATCCTTTAAAATGTTTGATGAATTATTGTCAGAAATTGCAAGGGATGTATCAGGAATTGTCTTCAGGGCAAGTCCAAGACCAATACAGAGAAAACCGGTAGTAACTCAGGAATATAAACCTTCGGCTGATGGTAAAGTCAATGCACAGACACCGGGGGCAAAAAGTGCTCCGGTTTTGAAGACGGCGAAAGTGGGCAGGAACGACCCGTGTCCATGTGGTAGTGGAAAAAAATATAAGAAATGTTGTGGTAGGAATGCTGTATGA
- the sucD gene encoding succinate--CoA ligase subunit alpha has translation MAILIDSNTKTIVQGITGANAALHTKLMLEYGTKIVGGVTPGKGGQKVECVPVYDTVAQCLKEHPDATVSSIWVPARFAKEAILEAIDAGIKTVIVITERIPIHDMLYVREKAKEKGVVVIGGNTPGVISPGKCLVGMLPKIAFQPGRIGTVARSGAVTYYIANSLNLAGLGESTSVGLGGDPILGSNFEDILRLFEQDPDTDAVVMAGEIGGVYEELAAPYIKQMKKPVIAYITGKSAPQGKRLGHAGAIIEGNMGTAQSKIEALKNNGALIAETLSEIPFLVKQALNIK, from the coding sequence ATGGCTATCTTAATTGACAGTAATACCAAAACCATCGTCCAGGGCATCACTGGTGCCAATGCAGCACTCCATACCAAATTAATGCTTGAATATGGAACAAAGATTGTGGGCGGAGTAACGCCGGGTAAAGGGGGACAAAAAGTTGAATGTGTCCCGGTATATGATACTGTTGCACAATGTTTAAAAGAACATCCTGATGCAACGGTTTCAAGTATCTGGGTCCCGGCAAGGTTTGCTAAAGAGGCAATCCTTGAGGCGATTGATGCGGGCATAAAGACCGTGATTGTAATTACCGAAAGAATACCAATTCATGATATGCTCTATGTCCGGGAAAAGGCAAAGGAAAAAGGGGTTGTGGTAATAGGGGGAAATACACCGGGAGTAATCTCACCAGGAAAATGTCTGGTTGGTATGCTTCCAAAGATTGCATTCCAGCCCGGCAGGATTGGCACGGTTGCCCGTAGTGGTGCAGTGACATATTATATTGCGAATTCTTTGAATCTGGCCGGACTTGGTGAGTCAACCTCGGTGGGACTCGGTGGAGACCCGATTTTGGGTTCTAATTTTGAAGATATTTTAAGGCTCTTTGAACAGGACCCAGATACTGATGCAGTGGTTATGGCAGGTGAGATCGGCGGGGTATATGAAGAGCTTGCCGCACCATATATCAAACAGATGAAGAAGCCCGTCATTGCCTATATCACCGGGAAATCTGCGCCTCAGGGCAAGAGATTAGGTCATGCTGGTGCAATAATTGAAGGTAATATGGGAACCGCCCAGAGTAAGATTGAGGCATTGAAAAATAATGGGGCTTTGATTGCAGAAACCCTGAGTGAAATTCCGTTTCTTGTTAAACAAGCGCTCAATATTAAATAA
- a CDS encoding ATP-grasp domain-containing protein yields MRLYEYEGKMLFKRKKIPVPDGIVVDKNSFFELDKVVYPVVIKAQVFLGGRGKAGVIQFAQNRAEAEEKINGMLGKKHGPFVIEKVLVERKLDIEQELYISALIDRIAHKPLLMLCLQGGMEIEEIAKTEPQAIKKYYFNPGEKIFDYQAKKIAGELGFSGDLLTGMANVIFNVYNLFIDYDCKLVEINPLVITKDKKVIALDSKVDLDEDAMFRHPELKEMGIVARNEIGELTEREKLAKAAGIPYADVDPDGDIGVFPGGAGFGIAALDLITHYGGRPANFMDSGGAPTQEKLKAMLGLLINNPKVKVIFGARFGGISRCDDWAKAVVQYVIENKPQKPMVMRMAGNMEEEGRRIFEEAKKEYPDLFKNIKVYAYDTPIEQVIQEAIKAAKEIE; encoded by the coding sequence ATGCGACTATATGAGTATGAAGGTAAGATGCTATTTAAGAGGAAAAAGATCCCTGTCCCTGATGGTATAGTCGTTGATAAGAATTCATTCTTTGAACTTGATAAGGTTGTCTATCCGGTTGTGATTAAGGCACAGGTTTTTTTGGGTGGCAGGGGAAAGGCAGGTGTAATCCAGTTTGCTCAAAACAGGGCAGAGGCGGAAGAAAAGATCAATGGAATGTTGGGTAAAAAACACGGACCCTTTGTCATAGAAAAGGTTCTTGTTGAAAGAAAACTTGACATTGAACAGGAATTATATATTTCGGCTTTGATTGACCGCATTGCCCATAAACCACTTTTGATGTTATGTCTGCAAGGAGGAATGGAGATAGAAGAAATTGCAAAAACAGAACCACAGGCGATAAAAAAATATTATTTTAATCCCGGAGAGAAGATATTTGATTATCAGGCAAAGAAAATTGCTGGAGAATTGGGATTCAGTGGCGATTTGTTAACTGGTATGGCAAATGTAATTTTTAATGTGTATAATCTCTTTATTGATTATGATTGTAAACTTGTTGAGATTAATCCCCTTGTTATCACGAAAGATAAAAAGGTTATTGCCCTTGATTCTAAGGTAGATTTAGATGAAGATGCAATGTTCAGACATCCGGAATTAAAAGAGATGGGAATTGTTGCAAGAAATGAGATAGGCGAATTGACCGAAAGGGAAAAACTCGCAAAGGCGGCAGGAATTCCTTATGCCGATGTTGACCCGGATGGTGATATTGGTGTATTTCCGGGTGGTGCAGGATTTGGTATTGCTGCACTTGATTTGATCACCCATTATGGAGGTAGACCAGCAAATTTTATGGACTCGGGCGGTGCACCTACTCAAGAGAAATTAAAGGCAATGCTTGGATTGTTAATCAACAATCCGAAGGTCAAAGTTATCTTTGGAGCTCGATTTGGCGGAATTTCCCGTTGCGATGACTGGGCAAAGGCAGTTGTGCAATATGTTATTGAAAATAAACCGCAAAAGCCAATGGTAATGAGAATGGCAGGTAATATGGAGGAAGAAGGAAGAAGGATATTTGAAGAAGCAAAAAAGGAATATCCAGACCTGTTTAAAAACATAAAGGTCTATGCGTATGATACACCGATTGAACAGGTTATACAGGAAGCAATAAAGGCGGCAAAGGAAATAGAATGA